The genomic interval GATATAAGGACGGAGCGATGGAAGAAGCAGAAGGAAGAGGGCGAGCGTGTTGCGGCGGGCTTGGCCTGAGGGAGCGGTGCCGGGGTCCAGAGAGCGGCGCCAGGCGTACGACGGCGACGAGGTCACAGTGGCGGTGAAAGGGGCGGAGCAGCAAGCAGCTTGCAGCGCCGGTAGGTATGGATCTCGATACGCCGGTGCTTGGTGAGGAGCGCTAGATGATGGCGATGGCGACGTCGGAGGCGCGCGGAGGGCCGGGTTTGGATGAGGAGCACGACAGCGGGAGTCCGGTCGGGTTTAGATGAGGAGTGGAGCAGCGGAGGAGCACGGCAGTGGAGGAGTGGAGGAGCACGACAGCGGAGCATCACGGCAGTGGAGGAGCGGAGGAGCACGGCAGCGGAGGGGCACGGCAGCGGAGTAGCACGGCAGTGGAGCAGCGGAGGAGCACTTCACGTTGCGTTGCCGAGCTCTGCCAAAAAAAGGTAAACAACCAAAaataaaacccagaaaaaagaCAGAGcaatgctctgataccaagtagaATATGCTACAATCTTATATATTGAATTGAGTACTTACAAGGTATTTATAACATTCTAAGCTATCAATTATCAAGTATGAACACAAAGATTGATTTGTCAATTTATACGGCTAGGGATTTGGTTGGTGAGATTGTGTTTATGTATGTTGACTCATGCTAACAGTAGGTTCAGGTTGAAGATTGATTTGGTGCACCCATCTTTTAGAGAATATACACCATGTTcctcctctttttctttcggAGTATCAATGAAATATATGTGATTCCCTTCAAACTGTGAAAACTCTCCAACCGAAAGAGAAATGCATCCACCCCTTCCCGAGAACAATGCTTGATCTCCCAAGCTTTGCTGCTTGACAGCGTCGACGCAACATTTACCTTCAACCAGTTTAAAGACATCAAATCCACCTGTTTGAACTTGTCTTGTCACAATCAAGAGATCTTCCCCGGACTCCACTAAGTACGCCTTTGCTCGATTCTTCTCAGAAGATGAGGGGTGAAATATGCCTTGAACAACTTGGAACTGCATTGGAAGGAGCTTCATTTGTTCATCCCAGCTGATTACAGTAAGAACAGTATATGGGTGGATCTCCAAGGCATATATTTTTCCCTTGTAATATACAATATCTTCGGAGTTACAGATGTAGTGATATTCCCATCTATTCCTGTCAAGCTTGAtagaaatgataaaatttgTAGCAAGTAGAATCACAGATGTGACAACTGAAATGTCACCGGTGGTCTCGACGACTACGACAAGTTTCTTAATGTCTCCCACATTTCTGTCTGAGCTTATAGGTGGAAGCTTTATTTCAGCATTCAAGATTGGATTCACAAGAACTAGTGGTTCTTTCCCTGCAACTGGTAATTGGCGTTGAGTAACAATCCAACCATTAcatgaccccaaaatttcacaaCCTTCATTTGGAATTATAGCATCAGGCCTGTAAAACCTATTGTCAGAAAGACCAAAGAACTCGTTCTTATTTTCTGGTACTAGGCGGTCACCATGAGGATAACGAAACACCAGCCATGGCtctggaagagcatgagac from Argentina anserina chromosome 2, drPotAnse1.1, whole genome shotgun sequence carries:
- the LOC126784212 gene encoding F-box protein At2g26160-like, whose translation is MEMSSENMLMPELKFDLSQKDWSDQPPELLEKIYKKLVISGQARFALICKPWLFVAASAKSHALPEPWLVFRYPHGDRLVPENKNEFFGLSDNRFYRPDAIIPNEGCEILGSCNGWIVTQRQLPVAGKEPLVLVNPILNAEIKLPPISSDRNVGDIKKLVVVVETTGDISVVTSVILLATNFIISIKLDRNRWEYHYICNSEDIVYYKGKIYALEIHPYTVLTVISWDEQMKLLPMQFQVVQGIFHPSSSEKNRAKAYLVESGEDLLIVTRQVQTGGFDVFKLVEGKCCVDAVKQQSLGDQALFSGRGGCISLSVGEFSQFEGNHIYFIDTPKEKEEEHGVYSLKDGCTKSIFNLNLLLA